The Vicugna pacos chromosome 5, VicPac4, whole genome shotgun sequence genome includes the window AAAAATCACAGCATATCATCATGAACCCATTTCTGAGAACCTGTGGTCCATGGACTTTGTacccagaagggaaaaaaaggacaagTTAAAATAGGTGAACCCCTCTACTTTCTCCTTACTCATGACAGTTTCATCCCGCCTGTGCAGGTAGACCTGCTCAGTCACTCATGTTTGAGTTGGGAGGTTCTCAACAAGAGGTGGGTGGCCTTGTGCCACAATCTCCCCAGAAGCTTTTGCAAAGTACATGTGCCCAGACTCTCAGGTTGATTCAGATGGGTTTTCAGTGGATTGGGAAGCTATTCTGGCTTCTTAGCCTACCTGCTATCCTTAAGGTGAACACTGCTGTGCGCCCCGAATCTGAGTAAAGATATACACCACGTCATAGAGGCTGGGTGTGCCAGGGAACAGGGGAAGCCCTTGGGCCTGTCAAAACCACGCAGACTCACCTGTGTGCTTGGTCATGTGGTACTTGAGCTGGTTGACCCACTTGCACTTGTAGCCACAATCAGGGCAGAGATACTTCCGTTCCTCCTTGTGAATCCGCATATGGTACTGGAGGAGTTTGAAAGAGCAAAGAATATACCCAAAAAATGCGCACCCCTTGGTACACACTGGATGTGGAAACAGGGCAAGCAGGCTGAGAAACTGCTGGCAGATAATTCTGTTCCCTGCTCTGATCCTACCCATGTTCCCCCATTGCCAATCATGTTCCCTAGGCCAGTTACTCTGGTACCCCCCTAACCCATTTGGCCTACCCGCAGGTCTGTCCTCTCTCAGCTCTGCCTTATTAGCTGTCGTTGGGTGCCTAACCCCTAATTCTCAGTttattaatctgtaaaatgggaaactgTAAAAGTTACTATGTCGTATTTTTGAAAGGATTAgtgtctggcatacagcataagtgctcaataaattctaGCTGTTATCTAGATTATCCCCAACCTATTACACACTTTTTATCACATGCCAAGCACATATTATGGAATTTTATCTTtgcaacaaccctatgaagtattatcccctttttacagatgaggaagctgaggcatggAGAAATTAAGGGACTtgaccaaggtcataaagctaGTATTTGGAAGAGTCAGGATTAGAGAACCCAGGTAGTTTAATTCCACAACCTGCATTTCTTCCATTTCTGGCCCTGCCCCCTGACCTTACCTTGAGGCGAGAAGGGTCAGCACAGGCATAGGGACAGAGGTGACAACGGTAAGGCTTTTCCCCAGTGTGGATGCGACTATGCCAGGTGATCTTCTGCCGGTTCTTGGTGCTGTAAGCACAGTCAGTGCACTTGTAGAGCCGGGTACCCCCATGCCCTTTCACGTGGTGGTCCAGCACCAGCTGATGGCGGCACGCAAAGTCACAAAAGGGGCAGCGCAAGGGGGGCTGGCCAGCATCTCCATCCTCAGctgaggctgctgctgctgctgctgctgaagtCTCCTCATGCTGTTCCAAGTAGTGCTTCACCAGGCCTGCCCGCTCCCGGGCagcaaagtcacagagctggcaGCGGTGGCTGAAATGCTGCTGCCTCCGGTGCTCATCCAGTGCTGGCCGGCTGGGGAAGGCCTCCTGACAGGCCCCACATTCAAGCCGTGGGTGCTGTTTCCGGGTGTGGCCTCGCAGGCTGGCGGGGCTGGGGCACAGCAACCCACAGCGGGAGCAGTGCAGGGGGCCCTCGGTGGCCTCTGTGGGAGAGCCAGGGGCTTGCGGTGCCGGCTCGGGATGCCGGCGCAGAGCATGCTGCTTGAGTGCCGTCTCAGAGCTGAACTGGGCCTCACACTGGGGGCAGGCAAAGGCTGGGGTGCCCTGGTGGCAGCTGTTGACATGGCGAGTGATGTCATGGCGAAGGTAGCCACTATAGTCACAGAGAGGACAGAAGTGGGTGGGTGTTTTGTCATGTACCCTCAGCCGGTGCAAGCGCAGTTTTGAGTTGGTACCAAATGTCTGGGGACAGGAGCTACAAGGGATGCGGCCAATACCTGTGTGTCGGGACTGGTGAGCTTCCAACCGGTACCGCCTGGTGGTGGAAAAGTCACAGAAAGGGCATTGATGTGGCTTCACTCCCTCATGCTTGAGCCGCCGGTGCTGCTGTAGGCACCGGCTCTGTTTACAGGTGAAGCCACAGTCCCCACATTGAAGAGGGGGCCGGGGGCTGCGGGCCGGGGCTGCAGTGGGGTGCCTCCGCTTCTGGTGGAGCctcagggcagcagcagcaggagcagtgAACGGGCAGAGGCCACAGTGCAGCTCTCCAGATGGCTCAAGGGGGCAGCCCCGGGTCTGGTGAGTCCTCAGAGCCCGCTCCTGCTGGCAGCTAAAGGGGCACGTGGGGCAGGAGAAGCGAGCCCCCTTCTGCTTTGGAACCAGAGCCGTATCTCCATCACCAGGGCCACACTCTGTATCTCCACTGCTTAGGGGAGCAGAGTCCCCGCTGCTTAGTGGGGACACAACAGGCTGGGTCTGGGAGGCTCCTCGCTTTCCTCCCCCACCACGGCCACCCCGGCAGCCTTCAGCCACATGAGAGGTAATGGAGGAGAGCCGAGAACAAAGGAATGTGCAGGAGTTGCAGTGAAATTTGCCCTGCTCAAAGCGGAACTTCTCAGGGGCCTCTGTGGGTGAGGAGTTTACTGCAGGAAGGGCTGTGGAGCCAGAGAGAGTGGCACGAGGCTCTTCTGTCTTTTCTGGCTCTCCAGGAAGCTCAGAAGGAGCATCTTTTGCTAGCAAAACCTCTACTTCTAATGGTGCAGGTGGGGGCTTCCCACCTTCTGCGTCCTCTGAGGCCTGGGTGTCTGAGGGCAGAGGATTCAGAGGGATGGGTGAATCTGGTCTGGGCAAGCCCTTGTTCTTTCTGAGCAGAACAGGGCACTTCTTCAGCAGGTGGGTGCTGAGGCCACGCTGTTGCTTGAAGTTGGCCCCACACTCAGGACACAGCAGGGGCTCTCGGCGGCCCTGGCACCCAGTCCTGGAGTGCAGATTCAGGGCCTTCTCCCGGCGGGTGATGAAAGGGCAGTGCGGGCAACGGAAAGCCCGCCCCTCTCCCTGTATCACTACCATCTGAACCCGCCCCTCCAACACCAGCGCCTCTGCCTGTTCTTTGTCCTGCTTCCTTAGGGCCTTGAGTAATGACTCTGATTCAGGGAACTGGGGCAGGGGTGCTGTCTCGGTGGGTGGAGTTGCCTTCAAGGTTCCCATCCATCTGTTAGGGGGCTCCTCTGAGGAAGGAGGATTTCTAGGGGGCTCAGAGTCTGGCTTTTCCAGAATGGGCTCTTCTTCAACACTCATGCCAGAAGTTCCAGCACTTTCAAAGGTAGACAACTCTGTCAAAGTTCTATCTGGCCCTTCTAGGCTCAGGGGCCCAGAGGGATCCAGAGGCCTGAACTCCACGGGGGCAGTTTCAGTGATCTCCTCAAGGGGTGGGTCGGCCACAGGTTCCAGTTCCACTCCCAGGGCCTCTAAGTGTAGTGTGCAGCTGCCTTCATCCACCGCCGCTGGACTGGGGCTGCCAACCAGGTCATCCCCTTGGGAAACCTCATTGCTGTCCTGTCTCCTGGCACTGTCTTCCTCGCTGACCTCTGGCAGGGCCTGGTCCAAGCTGGGGTCCACCATAGTCCCAGGGTCATGGTCTGGCCCCTCAGGCTGGGCAGACAGCTGGCTTGACCGCTCTGAGTCTGGTGAGGGTGTTGGGCACTGCGTGGCATCCTCTGGCTCCTGGCTGGCACAGCGGAGCTGCCAGACTTGGTCCCCAGGCACATAACCATGGACCTTGCGCTTGTGGAAGAAGAGGGTGGTGTTGCTGAAGGTGCGGTAGTCACAGAGGGCGCAGCGGAACTCGCGGAGGCGGGTATGCTTACAGTTCTCATGGCTCAGCAGCGCCTGCTTGTGGCGGCTCTGGTAGCTGCAGTAGCGGCAGGGGTAGAGAGGGGCTGGCGTTCCGGGGTGGTGCTGGGAAGCCATGTGCTTCTGCAGCTCATACTTCCGCTTGCAAGCAAAGGCACACACTTCACACATCAGGGACTTGCCCTGGTGCCGCAGCTTGTGGCTACTCAGCTGATCAGCCCGGTGGCAGCGATAGGAGCACTGGTTGCACTGGTATCTGGTTAGGAGGGAAGAACACAACTGTAAATCAGTCACATCAACTACCAGtcactaaataaatacatactatgGGCCAGGCTCTACACTCAATATTGCACATGCATCATCTAATTTGTCTTTTCCACTACCCTATGAAATAGGTATCTCTATTTCCTAAGTGAGGAGACCAAAGCACAAAAATTAATAATGCCAAGCAGAGACTTGGGCTTGTGTTCTATCCCCTACTCTACATTGCTTTTTAAAGGGAAGATATCGTGAATC containing:
- the ZNF142 gene encoding zinc finger protein 142 isoform X2, yielding MTEPLLDSQPANSAGEMDGLCPELLLIPPPLSNRGLLEPVQSPCPSGNPPPLPADPGCLLVEATATEEDTGNMEIIVEAVAGNLSPSAPGETPGVLVKVVEVYFCEHCEQSFAEPALLALHQCTETIIQPVHGLTSPPCSVELPRSNLTLPGPLQGQSPPNSPLPCPVCRQEFAQPQALKSHFKIHRGTPDTFSCPESGCVFSAQDRKGLQHHLRQTHRALPVPCSFRGCPLLFGSQQGMELHRQAHYPFHCNHCSFVGSNIKLFRQHQRSHGAGTQGGLSAVQGLPSQELLPAPRLSPGEGEPSEEAGTPMPGQDSAEEEDVEEEEESGSQKNSQKALGKGQGAQQLEGDAASGTESLFKTHMCPECKRCFKKRTHLVEHLHLHFPDPSLQCPNCQKFFTSKSKLKTHLLRELGQKAHRCPLCHYSAVERNALNRHMASMHEDISNFYSDTYACPVCREEFRLSQALKEHLKSHTAAAAAEPLSLHCFQEGCSFAAPDRKAFVKHLKETHGVRAVECRHHSCPMLFATAEAMESHHKSHYAFHCPHCDFACSNKHLFRKHKKQGHPGSEELRCTFCPFATFNPVAYQDHVGKMHAHEKIHQCPECNFATAHKRVLIRHMLLHTGEKPHKCELCDFTCRDVSYLSKHMLTHSNTKDYMCTECGYVTKWKHYLSVHMRKHAGDLRYQCNQCSYRCHRADQLSSHKLRHQGKSLMCEVCAFACKRKYELQKHMASQHHPGTPAPLYPCRYCSYQSRHKQALLSHENCKHTRLREFRCALCDYRTFSNTTLFFHKRKVHGYVPGDQVWQLRCASQEPEDATQCPTPSPDSERSSQLSAQPEGPDHDPGTMVDPSLDQALPEVSEEDSARRQDSNEVSQGDDLVGSPSPAAVDEGSCTLHLEALGVELEPVADPPLEEITETAPVEFRPLDPSGPLSLEGPDRTLTELSTFESAGTSGMSVEEEPILEKPDSEPPRNPPSSEEPPNRWMGTLKATPPTETAPLPQFPESESLLKALRKQDKEQAEALVLEGRVQMVVIQGEGRAFRCPHCPFITRREKALNLHSRTGCQGRREPLLCPECGANFKQQRGLSTHLLKKCPVLLRKNKGLPRPDSPIPLNPLPSDTQASEDAEGGKPPPAPLEVEVLLAKDAPSELPGEPEKTEEPRATLSGSTALPAVNSSPTEAPEKFRFEQGKFHCNSCTFLCSRLSSITSHVAEGCRGGRGGGGKRGASQTQPVVSPLSSGDSAPLSSGDTECGPGDGDTALVPKQKGARFSCPTCPFSCQQERALRTHQTRGCPLEPSGELHCGLCPFTAPAAAALRLHQKRRHPTAAPARSPRPPLQCGDCGFTCKQSRCLQQHRRLKHEGVKPHQCPFCDFSTTRRYRLEAHQSRHTGIGRIPCSSCPQTFGTNSKLRLHRLRVHDKTPTHFCPLCDYSGYLRHDITRHVNSCHQGTPAFACPQCEAQFSSETALKQHALRRHPEPAPQAPGSPTEATEGPLHCSRCGLLCPSPASLRGHTRKQHPRLECGACQEAFPSRPALDEHRRQQHFSHRCQLCDFAARERAGLVKHYLEQHEETSAAAAAAASAEDGDAGQPPLRCPFCDFACRHQLVLDHHVKGHGGTRLYKCTDCAYSTKNRQKITWHSRIHTGEKPYRCHLCPYACADPSRLKYHMRIHKEERKYLCPDCGYKCKWVNQLKYHMTKHTGLKPYQCPECEYCTNRADALRVHQETRHREARAFMCEQCGKAFKTRFLLRTHLRKHSEAKPYVCNVCHRAFRWAAGLRHHALTHTDRHPFFCRLCSYKAKQKFQVVKHVRRHHPDQADPNQGVGKDPTTPTVHLHDVQLEDPSPPAPAAPQTGPEG
- the ZNF142 gene encoding zinc finger protein 142 isoform X1, coding for MRLPPALGREDHNHDAAPSQAWQVTKRLSYSSALVIPAPAQRCGRCHRLHFTDGKAKAQRSEVTFICPGPRAAEGSQSRHTSPSLFSPRQIYCPSWKIPESSDNIYTSEAIAHKLVVMTEPLLDSQPANSAGEMDGLCPELLLIPPPLSNRGLLEPVQSPCPSGNPPPLPADPGCLLVEATATEEDTGNMEIIVEAVAGNLSPSAPGETPGVLVKVVEVYFCEHCEQSFAEPALLALHQCTETIIQPVHGLTSPPCSVELPRSNLTLPGPLQGQSPPNSPLPCPVCRQEFAQPQALKSHFKIHRGTPDTFSCPESGCVFSAQDRKGLQHHLRQTHRALPVPCSFRGCPLLFGSQQGMELHRQAHYPFHCNHCSFVGSNIKLFRQHQRSHGAGTQGGLSAVQGLPSQELLPAPRLSPGEGEPSEEAGTPMPGQDSAEEEDVEEEEESGSQKNSQKALGKGQGAQQLEGDAASGTESLFKTHMCPECKRCFKKRTHLVEHLHLHFPDPSLQCPNCQKFFTSKSKLKTHLLRELGQKAHRCPLCHYSAVERNALNRHMASMHEDISNFYSDTYACPVCREEFRLSQALKEHLKSHTAAAAAEPLSLHCFQEGCSFAAPDRKAFVKHLKETHGVRAVECRHHSCPMLFATAEAMESHHKSHYAFHCPHCDFACSNKHLFRKHKKQGHPGSEELRCTFCPFATFNPVAYQDHVGKMHAHEKIHQCPECNFATAHKRVLIRHMLLHTGEKPHKCELCDFTCRDVSYLSKHMLTHSNTKDYMCTECGYVTKWKHYLSVHMRKHAGDLRYQCNQCSYRCHRADQLSSHKLRHQGKSLMCEVCAFACKRKYELQKHMASQHHPGTPAPLYPCRYCSYQSRHKQALLSHENCKHTRLREFRCALCDYRTFSNTTLFFHKRKVHGYVPGDQVWQLRCASQEPEDATQCPTPSPDSERSSQLSAQPEGPDHDPGTMVDPSLDQALPEVSEEDSARRQDSNEVSQGDDLVGSPSPAAVDEGSCTLHLEALGVELEPVADPPLEEITETAPVEFRPLDPSGPLSLEGPDRTLTELSTFESAGTSGMSVEEEPILEKPDSEPPRNPPSSEEPPNRWMGTLKATPPTETAPLPQFPESESLLKALRKQDKEQAEALVLEGRVQMVVIQGEGRAFRCPHCPFITRREKALNLHSRTGCQGRREPLLCPECGANFKQQRGLSTHLLKKCPVLLRKNKGLPRPDSPIPLNPLPSDTQASEDAEGGKPPPAPLEVEVLLAKDAPSELPGEPEKTEEPRATLSGSTALPAVNSSPTEAPEKFRFEQGKFHCNSCTFLCSRLSSITSHVAEGCRGGRGGGGKRGASQTQPVVSPLSSGDSAPLSSGDTECGPGDGDTALVPKQKGARFSCPTCPFSCQQERALRTHQTRGCPLEPSGELHCGLCPFTAPAAAALRLHQKRRHPTAAPARSPRPPLQCGDCGFTCKQSRCLQQHRRLKHEGVKPHQCPFCDFSTTRRYRLEAHQSRHTGIGRIPCSSCPQTFGTNSKLRLHRLRVHDKTPTHFCPLCDYSGYLRHDITRHVNSCHQGTPAFACPQCEAQFSSETALKQHALRRHPEPAPQAPGSPTEATEGPLHCSRCGLLCPSPASLRGHTRKQHPRLECGACQEAFPSRPALDEHRRQQHFSHRCQLCDFAARERAGLVKHYLEQHEETSAAAAAAASAEDGDAGQPPLRCPFCDFACRHQLVLDHHVKGHGGTRLYKCTDCAYSTKNRQKITWHSRIHTGEKPYRCHLCPYACADPSRLKYHMRIHKEERKYLCPDCGYKCKWVNQLKYHMTKHTGLKPYQCPECEYCTNRADALRVHQETRHREARAFMCEQCGKAFKTRFLLRTHLRKHSEAKPYVCNVCHRAFRWAAGLRHHALTHTDRHPFFCRLCSYKAKQKFQVVKHVRRHHPDQADPNQGVGKDPTTPTVHLHDVQLEDPSPPAPAAPQTGPEG